One region of Arthrobacter sp. StoSoilB22 genomic DNA includes:
- a CDS encoding SDR family NAD(P)-dependent oxidoreductase, which produces MHINSDTVAVITGGASGIGFGLAESLVHRGARVIISDIREDALEPALNLLNKSGAHVVGYPVDVADRRSVEALAAETMRLFGRVDLVCNNAGLISPAAPLWEQDEQTWQRMIGVKLMGVINGTTAFAPQLIAQGRGHILNTASSGGLSPLPSRSPYTATMHAVVGLTETLDLELKQVNPVLGATVLCPGLVDTPLGHNSASLGAITLPPSTPRSIRDLGASLTPREVAEAALGAVEAGTVHVGPGEGVLERTRARVERLLADLAVGVQ; this is translated from the coding sequence ATGCACATCAACTCAGACACCGTAGCGGTCATCACCGGAGGTGCCAGCGGGATAGGTTTCGGGCTCGCAGAATCGCTGGTACACCGCGGTGCGCGCGTCATCATCTCAGACATCCGTGAGGATGCCCTGGAACCTGCGCTCAACCTCTTGAACAAAAGCGGGGCCCACGTGGTGGGGTACCCGGTCGACGTCGCCGACCGCAGATCAGTCGAGGCGCTGGCAGCGGAAACCATGAGGCTGTTTGGCCGGGTGGATCTTGTGTGCAACAACGCGGGACTTATATCGCCAGCGGCCCCCCTGTGGGAACAGGATGAGCAGACGTGGCAGCGAATGATTGGCGTCAAATTGATGGGCGTCATCAATGGAACCACCGCGTTCGCTCCACAGCTCATAGCCCAGGGCCGTGGCCACATCTTGAACACAGCATCGTCAGGCGGGCTTTCACCCCTGCCGTCGCGCTCACCGTACACCGCCACAATGCATGCGGTGGTGGGCCTGACAGAGACCTTGGACCTTGAATTGAAGCAGGTCAATCCAGTGCTTGGGGCCACGGTCCTCTGCCCAGGACTGGTCGATACACCTCTTGGTCACAACTCCGCGAGCCTGGGCGCCATCACACTGCCCCCATCGACCCCACGATCAATCCGTGATCTGGGAGCGTCCCTGACCCCCCGGGAAGTCGCCGAGGCAGCGCTCGGAGCCGTCGAAGCAGGCACCGTTCACGTCGGCCCAGGTGAGGG
- a CDS encoding glycoside hydrolase family 3 C-terminal domain-containing protein, translated as MENQTNSTAAEELNLEQKASLGSGAAFWVTKTPNGIPRVVMEDGPHGLRHQAGDEDHMGIARSEPATCFPPAVALAQTWDPELVERVGEALGTEARYFNTDILLGPGVNIKRDPRCGRNFEYFSEDPLLSGVMGTAWVRGLQRRGAGASLKHFAANNQELDRMRVSSDIDERPLREIYLRTFERVVREAKPWTVMASYNRINGTPATENRHLLNDILREEWGFEGAVVSDWGAVGDRVRSVQAGLDLQMPGGDQAADAEVVEAVRTGALDSALVDASSERMVQLAHRAREARDLHAVESLDIDAHHALAREVAGRAVVLLKNEDQVLPLDRDGRVAVIGPFATDPRIQGGGSSRVVPTKTDSPFVEMQQLAKDAEIVSAEGYRHDGSDARKLSDEAVGLAAISDVAVVFLGLTAADEAEGTDRVTIELPSVQLDLLAAVSAVQPRTVAVIVHGGVVRLHEVAQTVPAVLDAAILGQAGGGAIADVLFGDVNPSGRLGETVPLRLQDAPSYLTYPGDQLHVRYGEGIFVGYRGYDRLERDVAFPFGHGLSYTSFSYENLQLSANADGITAEVTVTNTGKRDGREVVQLYVSKEDGVQRPPRELRSFRNVLVPAGESTVVTLTIPRDDLAYWDTRLQRWVVEEGTYFIHAAASSRDLRLTSSIDIEGDNVRVPFTEDSTIAEVLADPIGAKIVGSLMQKQHRERQSVASEELGIDANQSGLRIPIGRIRSLSGGQHLPRPEVAALLQKLNAAI; from the coding sequence TTGGAAAACCAGACGAACAGCACCGCTGCGGAAGAGCTTAACCTTGAGCAGAAAGCCTCTTTGGGCAGCGGCGCTGCCTTTTGGGTGACTAAAACCCCAAATGGAATTCCCCGCGTTGTGATGGAAGATGGCCCCCACGGCCTTCGCCATCAGGCCGGCGATGAAGACCATATGGGCATCGCCCGTAGCGAGCCTGCCACTTGTTTCCCTCCTGCTGTTGCCCTTGCCCAGACTTGGGATCCCGAGCTTGTGGAACGTGTCGGTGAAGCACTCGGGACCGAAGCCCGATACTTCAACACGGACATACTCCTCGGCCCAGGAGTGAACATCAAGCGCGATCCCCGTTGCGGAAGAAACTTTGAATATTTCTCCGAAGACCCCCTACTGAGCGGCGTGATGGGAACAGCCTGGGTTCGAGGGCTGCAGCGCCGAGGTGCTGGTGCATCCCTCAAGCACTTCGCTGCAAACAACCAGGAACTCGACCGAATGCGTGTCAGTTCGGACATCGATGAACGCCCGCTTCGCGAGATTTACCTTCGGACATTCGAACGCGTGGTGCGAGAAGCGAAGCCTTGGACCGTCATGGCTTCATACAACAGGATCAACGGAACGCCGGCAACAGAGAACCGACACCTCCTCAACGACATCCTTCGGGAAGAGTGGGGATTTGAAGGTGCAGTGGTCAGCGATTGGGGTGCTGTTGGGGACCGGGTCCGGTCAGTCCAGGCCGGCTTGGACCTTCAAATGCCCGGCGGCGATCAAGCGGCCGACGCCGAAGTGGTCGAGGCCGTCCGAACGGGTGCTCTGGACAGCGCACTCGTCGATGCCAGCTCCGAGCGGATGGTTCAGCTCGCTCATCGAGCCCGGGAAGCCCGGGACCTGCACGCAGTCGAATCCCTGGACATCGATGCCCACCATGCTTTGGCTCGGGAAGTCGCCGGGCGCGCGGTGGTCCTGCTGAAAAATGAAGACCAGGTACTTCCGTTGGACCGCGATGGACGGGTCGCCGTCATAGGACCCTTTGCTACCGATCCACGCATCCAAGGCGGCGGCAGCTCACGGGTCGTACCGACGAAGACCGACTCGCCTTTCGTTGAAATGCAGCAGCTCGCTAAAGACGCGGAGATCGTTTCGGCTGAGGGCTACCGTCACGACGGCTCTGATGCTCGGAAACTGAGCGATGAAGCGGTTGGACTCGCGGCCATCTCAGATGTCGCCGTTGTGTTCCTCGGACTTACAGCAGCTGACGAGGCCGAAGGAACGGACCGCGTAACAATTGAGCTCCCGTCCGTCCAGCTTGACCTGCTGGCAGCCGTTTCAGCTGTCCAGCCGCGCACAGTCGCAGTGATAGTTCATGGAGGTGTGGTCCGCCTCCACGAAGTCGCCCAGACGGTCCCTGCCGTTCTGGATGCTGCAATCCTGGGTCAGGCCGGCGGCGGGGCCATCGCCGATGTCCTCTTCGGGGATGTGAACCCATCGGGGCGGCTCGGGGAAACCGTGCCGCTGCGCCTTCAGGATGCCCCCTCCTACCTGACCTACCCGGGCGACCAGCTTCACGTCCGGTACGGCGAGGGCATCTTTGTTGGCTACCGTGGCTACGACCGGCTCGAGCGGGATGTCGCTTTCCCCTTCGGGCACGGGCTTTCGTACACGTCCTTTAGCTACGAAAACCTGCAGCTCAGCGCGAATGCAGACGGCATCACCGCCGAGGTGACCGTCACCAACACCGGCAAGCGGGACGGCCGTGAAGTAGTTCAGCTGTACGTTTCGAAGGAAGACGGCGTCCAAAGGCCGCCTCGTGAACTCCGCAGCTTCCGCAACGTACTCGTGCCCGCCGGCGAATCTACCGTCGTGACACTAACGATTCCTCGGGATGACCTCGCCTATTGGGATACCCGTTTGCAGCGCTGGGTCGTGGAAGAGGGGACGTACTTCATTCACGCGGCTGCTTCCAGCCGCGACCTACGGTTGACCTCGTCGATCGACATAGAAGGCGACAACGTCCGTGTCCCCTTCACGGAGGATTCAACCATCGCTGAAGTCCTCGCCGACCCCATCGGAGCCAAAATCGTCGGTTCGCTCATGCAGAAGCAACACCGCGAACGGCAAAGCGTAGCCTCCGAAGAACTGGGCATCGACGCCAATCAATCGGGCCTTCGCATTCCGATCGGCCGCATCAGGTCACTCAGCGGCGGCCAGCATCTCCCCCGCCCCGAAGTCGCCGCGCTTCTTCAGAAACTCAACGCTGCAATCTAA
- a CDS encoding MFS transporter, translating into MNETTTALEGSPAIPAQPWRPVRVGLALTLGSMLCLGPFMAFNAVLLPARIEMIDPDSKIAVVAMLATSGVLVATIANVLFGALSDMTRSRFGRRTPWMIFGSVGASASLALVAGSTTIPMMVFGWCLFQFFLNAVIAPLIAMLPDRVPKARRGTMSALYGLGQLLGIAVMGQITAPRFLTDPTTGMYIFAGLMLLAGPFVALIAPEASNRHQPREPFTSKVLLAAFAFPVRESRDYYLVFFGRVLNIVGTYVVTGYQLYIIKDYLGASTQEAASIMPLLGIISLFGSVFVGTAIGPISDRLKRRKVFIIGASVLMAFGAGFLFFVQAPWAILVYGVANSIGGGIYNSIEQAVSTEVLPAGDRAAKDLGFLNVAATGGQAVAPALTSGVIAIAGTFAPAFLAASGLLLASSVLFSMLKKTR; encoded by the coding sequence ATGAACGAGACCACCACAGCCTTGGAAGGCAGCCCCGCCATTCCTGCGCAACCATGGCGCCCCGTACGAGTCGGCCTGGCCCTGACTCTTGGATCAATGCTCTGCCTTGGTCCGTTCATGGCCTTCAACGCCGTGCTGCTTCCGGCGAGAATCGAGATGATCGACCCCGACAGCAAAATCGCGGTTGTTGCCATGTTGGCCACGAGCGGCGTCCTGGTCGCGACCATCGCGAACGTCCTCTTCGGTGCGCTGTCCGACATGACACGGTCCCGCTTCGGTCGCCGCACCCCGTGGATGATTTTCGGCTCTGTTGGCGCTTCGGCTTCACTCGCCCTCGTGGCAGGGTCAACCACCATTCCGATGATGGTCTTCGGCTGGTGTTTGTTCCAGTTCTTCCTCAACGCTGTCATCGCACCGCTGATCGCCATGCTGCCCGATCGCGTGCCCAAAGCCCGCCGCGGCACCATGTCGGCGCTCTACGGACTGGGCCAGTTGCTGGGAATCGCAGTCATGGGCCAGATCACTGCACCGCGCTTCCTCACGGACCCAACCACGGGCATGTATATCTTCGCCGGACTGATGCTTCTTGCAGGACCGTTCGTCGCACTCATCGCACCTGAAGCTTCAAACCGGCACCAGCCTCGCGAACCGTTTACTTCGAAGGTCCTCCTTGCCGCCTTCGCATTCCCCGTTCGGGAATCCCGGGACTACTACCTGGTGTTCTTTGGGAGGGTCCTGAATATTGTCGGCACCTACGTCGTTACTGGGTATCAGCTTTACATCATCAAGGACTACCTAGGGGCCAGTACGCAGGAAGCAGCATCGATCATGCCACTTCTTGGCATCATCTCCTTGTTCGGATCCGTATTTGTCGGCACGGCAATCGGTCCGATCTCCGACCGCCTCAAGCGGCGCAAGGTGTTCATCATCGGCGCCTCCGTTCTGATGGCATTCGGCGCAGGATTCTTATTCTTCGTCCAAGCTCCCTGGGCGATCCTTGTCTACGGCGTAGCCAACAGCATCGGCGGAGGAATCTACAACTCCATCGAACAAGCGGTCAGCACAGAAGTCCTCCCCGCTGGCGATAGGGCAGCGAAGGACCTGGGCTTCCTCAACGTCGCCGCGACTGGCGGACAGGCCGTGGCACCCGCGTTGACCTCGGGTGTCATAGCGATCGCCGGGACGTTCGCGCCAGCTTTCCTGGCGGCCAGCGGCCTACTGCTTGCATCCAGCGTGTTGTTCAGCATGCTCAAGAAGACGCGCTGA
- a CDS encoding TetR family transcriptional regulator: MTTLRTRLVAEERKAQIVKEAELLIRTNGFQGFSISALAEACGLTRAGVLHHVGSKDQLLIDVLEAKERETGEETSALIQAIGHPTAREVLDLLMRRNMERPEIMLLFTVLAAESLNPQHPAHDYFAERLQRGARRLAPLLGGDSQNAENAAIEILSYMDGLQLNWLRDGEIDLWARWSAFADRYFGSVG; the protein is encoded by the coding sequence ATGACGACACTTCGAACCCGGCTAGTGGCAGAGGAGCGAAAGGCGCAGATTGTTAAAGAGGCCGAACTGCTGATTCGGACGAACGGATTTCAGGGCTTTTCAATATCAGCCCTGGCAGAAGCTTGTGGCCTAACAAGGGCCGGCGTACTGCATCATGTCGGCTCCAAGGATCAACTACTGATCGACGTTCTAGAAGCCAAAGAGCGGGAAACCGGCGAGGAAACGTCCGCTCTTATCCAAGCCATAGGCCATCCGACAGCCCGTGAAGTCTTGGATCTTTTGATGCGGCGCAACATGGAGCGACCCGAAATCATGCTCCTATTCACAGTTCTGGCGGCCGAATCATTGAACCCGCAGCACCCGGCGCACGACTACTTTGCTGAGCGGCTGCAGCGCGGCGCGCGACGACTGGCGCCTCTGTTGGGAGGAGACAGTCAGAATGCTGAGAATGCGGCCATCGAGATCCTCTCGTACATGGATGGGCTACAGCTGAATTGGCTCAGAGACGGGGAGATTGACCTGTGGGCCAGGTGGTCAGCTTTCGCCGACCGGTACTTTGGCAGCGTCGGTTAG
- a CDS encoding DUF4193 domain-containing protein — MATDYDDLRSDVKESQDRSLEALKSANAPDARSVVKELEEADAFDEGLTPGGEIVSEELVVQVIPQAEDEFTCYSCFLVRHRSQLARESNGHAYCIECEG; from the coding sequence GTGGCAACTGACTACGACGATCTCCGCTCCGACGTAAAGGAGTCTCAGGACCGATCGCTGGAAGCGCTGAAATCCGCCAACGCGCCGGATGCCCGCAGTGTGGTCAAGGAATTAGAAGAGGCCGATGCCTTCGATGAGGGTCTAACGCCTGGAGGAGAAATCGTCTCCGAGGAACTCGTCGTTCAGGTCATTCCCCAGGCAGAGGACGAGTTCACCTGCTACTCGTGCTTCTTGGTCCGACACCGGTCCCAGTTGGCCCGTGAATCCAACGGCCACGCGTATTGCATCGAGTGCGAAGGCTAG
- a CDS encoding PDDEXK nuclease domain-containing protein, translating into MSDAHALALSSGYTDLLASLKERVRSARQTALRTVNTHLIELYWSIGRTVLERQQVEQWGSGDMGRLAEDLRAEFPEMKGLSRSNLFYMRGFAQAWPDPIVQQAVGQLPWGHVTVLLDKLDNRRDRDWYAGAAVEHGWSRNVLLNMIMNRTLERTGAAPSNFVQRLVGPDSELAQQVAKDPYNFEFLGLSGEVAERDLELALTSRITETLHELGPGFSFVGRQVHFDVDGDDYYVDMLFFHMDQNRYVVIELKTGKFQPEHAGKLNFYVALVDDTLRREHHNETIGILICGTKNDRSVRYSLGRSTSPMAVAAYTYDRLPAAEQQALPNEGNLVAALEWAEPDAVVPSRD; encoded by the coding sequence ATGAGTGACGCACATGCCTTGGCCTTGTCCTCGGGCTATACCGATCTTTTGGCATCGCTCAAGGAACGCGTCCGGTCCGCGCGTCAGACCGCCCTTCGAACCGTCAACACACATCTCATCGAATTGTATTGGTCGATCGGCAGAACAGTGTTGGAGCGCCAGCAGGTCGAACAATGGGGGAGCGGGGACATGGGACGCCTAGCCGAGGACCTGCGGGCGGAGTTCCCCGAGATGAAAGGCCTGTCACGGTCCAACCTCTTCTACATGCGGGGTTTTGCCCAAGCTTGGCCGGACCCAATTGTCCAACAGGCTGTTGGACAATTGCCGTGGGGACACGTCACGGTGCTGCTGGACAAACTGGACAATCGACGTGACCGGGATTGGTACGCCGGCGCCGCAGTCGAGCACGGATGGTCCCGCAACGTCTTGCTGAACATGATCATGAACCGGACCTTGGAAAGAACCGGAGCGGCGCCCTCGAACTTTGTCCAACGGCTTGTTGGACCAGATTCTGAGCTGGCCCAGCAGGTCGCCAAGGACCCCTACAATTTCGAATTTCTGGGCCTGTCAGGTGAAGTTGCCGAACGGGATCTGGAACTGGCATTGACCAGCCGGATCACCGAAACCCTGCATGAACTCGGACCTGGATTTTCGTTCGTCGGCCGGCAAGTGCACTTCGACGTCGACGGCGACGACTACTACGTCGACATGCTGTTCTTCCACATGGACCAGAACCGGTACGTCGTTATCGAACTCAAAACCGGAAAATTTCAGCCCGAGCACGCCGGAAAACTGAACTTCTACGTCGCCCTCGTCGATGACACGCTTCGCAGGGAACACCACAACGAAACTATCGGCATCCTTATCTGCGGCACCAAGAACGACCGCAGCGTCAGGTACAGCCTTGGCCGCTCCACCTCGCCCATGGCCGTCGCGGCCTACACCTACGACAGACTCCCCGCAGCAGAACAGCAAGCGTTACCCAACGAAGGCAACCTTGTCGCAGCGCTCGAATGGGCAGAACCCGACGCGGTCGTGCCAAGCCGAGACTAG
- a CDS encoding carboxymuconolactone decarboxylase family protein, whose translation MEGTEEKSEKFLKGIAVRQKVMGTAHVDKVLDQARDFSRPVQELVTEYAWGEIWSRPGLDLKTRSMLNLAMLTALNRSSELAGHVRGALNNGVTEEQIQEFLLQTLVYCGAPAALEAFRIAEQTISAYKELHAPSANKYAP comes from the coding sequence ATGGAAGGGACAGAAGAAAAGAGCGAGAAATTTTTGAAGGGAATTGCGGTGCGGCAGAAGGTCATGGGGACGGCGCACGTTGATAAGGTACTCGACCAGGCGAGGGATTTTTCCCGGCCCGTTCAGGAGCTCGTTACTGAATACGCATGGGGGGAGATTTGGAGTAGGCCAGGGCTGGATCTGAAGACGCGAAGCATGCTCAACCTCGCCATGTTGACGGCGCTGAACCGGTCCTCTGAACTGGCGGGGCATGTCCGAGGAGCATTGAACAACGGGGTGACAGAAGAGCAGATCCAGGAGTTCCTGCTACAGACTCTCGTTTATTGTGGGGCGCCAGCGGCGTTGGAAGCTTTCCGGATCGCCGAGCAAACCATTTCGGCCTACAAGGAACTGCACGCCCCCTCGGCAAATAAATACGCCCCCTAG
- a CDS encoding fumarylacetoacetate hydrolase family protein, with the protein MTTAADRFAIKGFGPENLPYASFSPVDGKPRLGARLGNQAIDLSALADATGGLDRSVRAAISTSNLDALLAAGCEAWTALRAWLVDAVTTAGGDGIVADSSYPVDDILLHMPFTVADYVDYYASEHHASNVGKIFRPDEAPLLPNWKHLPVGYHGRSGSVIPSGQDFPRPKGLRPEQNGSPSFGPSRRLDIEAEMGFILGGSAPAGEVSVAAAAQHLFGVVLFNDWSARDIQAYEYVPLGPYLGKSFASTISLWVVPFEALSAARITPPARGPALAPYLNDEGEEPWGLDITMEVIVDGHTVSRPPVSALYWTAPQMIAHMTVNGAPLRPGDFFGSGTVSGPEKGQRGSFLELSWAGKEPFAVTPDTEMSFLTDGQTVTIRGTAPGPGGSTIDFGECTATVLPAT; encoded by the coding sequence GTGACTACTGCCGCCGACCGTTTCGCAATTAAGGGTTTCGGCCCCGAAAACCTGCCCTACGCTTCCTTCTCACCAGTTGACGGAAAGCCTCGACTGGGTGCCCGCCTCGGCAACCAGGCCATCGATCTTTCCGCACTGGCCGATGCAACGGGCGGACTTGACCGCAGCGTCCGGGCCGCCATTTCAACTTCGAATCTGGACGCGCTGCTCGCGGCCGGATGTGAGGCGTGGACGGCTTTGCGCGCCTGGCTTGTCGACGCCGTGACCACTGCCGGTGGGGACGGAATTGTCGCCGACTCCTCTTATCCGGTTGACGATATTCTCCTGCACATGCCGTTCACGGTAGCCGACTACGTCGACTACTACGCCTCCGAACACCACGCCAGCAACGTCGGCAAGATCTTCCGTCCGGACGAAGCACCGTTGCTGCCCAATTGGAAACACCTGCCTGTGGGCTACCACGGACGCTCCGGCTCTGTGATTCCTTCCGGCCAGGATTTCCCCCGTCCTAAGGGCCTGCGGCCCGAGCAGAACGGCTCCCCCAGTTTCGGGCCCTCCCGCCGATTGGACATCGAAGCCGAAATGGGATTCATCCTGGGTGGATCCGCTCCGGCCGGCGAAGTCTCGGTGGCCGCGGCCGCCCAACATCTCTTCGGCGTGGTGCTCTTCAATGACTGGTCCGCCCGCGATATCCAGGCCTACGAATACGTCCCCCTCGGCCCCTACTTGGGTAAGTCTTTCGCCTCAACAATTTCCCTGTGGGTCGTGCCCTTTGAAGCCTTGAGCGCCGCCAGAATTACCCCGCCAGCACGAGGGCCTGCCCTTGCCCCGTATCTCAACGACGAGGGTGAGGAGCCATGGGGCCTCGACATCACCATGGAGGTCATCGTTGACGGGCATACTGTCTCCCGCCCCCCAGTGAGCGCCCTCTACTGGACTGCACCTCAAATGATCGCCCACATGACTGTCAACGGCGCTCCCCTGCGTCCAGGCGACTTTTTCGGTTCAGGCACAGTGTCCGGCCCCGAGAAAGGCCAGCGCGGTTCATTCCTAGAACTGTCCTGGGCCGGAAAGGAACCGTTCGCAGTGACGCCGGACACCGAGATGAGCTTCTTGACCGACGGGCAAACCGTCACCATCCGGGGAACAGCCCCTGGCCCGGGGGGCTCAACTATCGACTTCGGCGAGTGCACCGCCACAGTGCTACCTGCAACCTGA
- a CDS encoding homogentisate 1,2-dioxygenase domain-containing protein, which translates to MAYYRQLGPVPQQRHTLFKDEDGNVLYEELMGEEGFSLDSALLYHQHIPSALVGARTWELPDQSLTPNDPLLPRHLRLHDLFTEEQTPDVDAVTGRRLVLGNSDVRLSYAHVGTTSPLYKNGLGDECVYVEAGSALVETQFGPLEVAEGDYVMIPRATIHRWVLRGDETARLYFIEANSHIAPPKRYLSKYGQLLEHAPYSERDLRGPTETLLREESDVELYIKHRGRGTSGLQGSIHILPHHPFDVVGWDGCLYPYVFNIKNYMPLTGKVHQPPPSHQVFEGHNFVICNFVPRKVDYHELAVPVPYYHSNVDSDEIMFYVDGDYEARKGSGIAKGSISIHPGGHPHGPQPGAIEASIGAEYFDETAVMVDTFRPLDLGEAALATDDGLYASSWTGGRWIEEAGR; encoded by the coding sequence ATGGCCTATTACCGCCAGCTGGGCCCGGTGCCGCAGCAGCGCCACACACTGTTTAAGGACGAGGACGGCAATGTCCTATACGAGGAGCTGATGGGCGAGGAAGGCTTCTCGCTCGACTCCGCATTGCTCTACCACCAGCACATCCCCTCGGCCCTCGTGGGTGCGAGGACCTGGGAGCTGCCCGACCAGAGCCTGACCCCCAACGACCCGTTGCTGCCGCGGCATCTGCGGTTGCACGACCTGTTCACGGAGGAGCAGACGCCTGACGTCGACGCCGTGACCGGGCGCAGGCTGGTGCTGGGCAATTCGGACGTGCGTCTCTCCTACGCCCATGTGGGAACGACTTCACCCCTTTATAAGAATGGACTGGGCGACGAATGCGTCTACGTTGAAGCCGGCTCTGCTCTGGTCGAGACCCAGTTCGGCCCGTTGGAGGTGGCCGAAGGTGACTACGTCATGATCCCGCGGGCCACTATCCACCGGTGGGTACTGCGCGGGGACGAAACGGCGAGGTTGTATTTCATCGAAGCCAATTCCCACATTGCCCCGCCCAAGCGGTACCTCTCCAAGTACGGACAGCTCCTGGAACACGCCCCCTACTCCGAGCGTGACCTGCGAGGTCCCACCGAGACTCTCCTGCGCGAGGAAAGCGATGTGGAGCTCTACATCAAGCACCGCGGCCGAGGCACCTCCGGGCTTCAAGGCAGCATTCACATCCTGCCGCACCATCCGTTTGACGTTGTTGGCTGGGACGGGTGCCTGTATCCCTATGTCTTTAACATCAAGAATTACATGCCGCTCACCGGAAAGGTGCACCAGCCGCCACCCTCGCACCAGGTCTTCGAGGGGCACAACTTTGTGATCTGCAACTTCGTGCCTCGTAAGGTCGACTATCACGAGCTGGCCGTGCCGGTGCCCTACTATCACTCCAACGTAGACTCAGACGAGATTATGTTCTACGTCGACGGCGACTACGAGGCCCGTAAGGGCTCCGGGATCGCAAAAGGCTCGATCTCAATCCACCCGGGCGGACACCCGCACGGCCCGCAGCCTGGGGCGATAGAAGCCTCGATCGGGGCAGAGTACTTCGACGAGACGGCAGTCATGGTTGACACGTTCCGCCCCTTGGATCTGGGCGAAGCCGCTTTGGCCACGGATGACGGCCTGTATGCGTCCTCCTGGACCGGCGGCCGGTGGATTGAGGAGGCGGGGCGGTGA
- a CDS encoding MarR family transcriptional regulator: MTATLDSSATPERPLQAGLPDYWSFVEAAQRRIVEEFPDADLTANRLFLSLNRSSSTVVYDFESTIHRPAGGTWASFRLLLALWVSGPLNPNEAARLTGMSRAAVSNLTGTLINKGLLLREASPDDGRSVTLQLTEAGLAKIRMEFHAQNERESQWAEALTEEEQRTLVGLLDKVMAHRGAIGARDRK, encoded by the coding sequence ATGACTGCTACCCTCGATTCATCGGCCACCCCGGAAAGGCCGCTGCAGGCTGGCCTCCCGGATTACTGGTCTTTCGTCGAGGCGGCACAGCGCCGAATAGTTGAGGAGTTTCCTGACGCTGATCTGACTGCAAATCGTTTGTTTTTGTCCCTGAACCGCTCCTCGTCCACAGTTGTTTATGACTTTGAGTCCACGATCCACCGGCCCGCAGGTGGAACCTGGGCCAGCTTTCGTCTGCTTTTGGCTCTGTGGGTCTCCGGGCCTCTTAACCCGAACGAAGCGGCACGCCTGACGGGAATGAGCCGTGCGGCGGTATCCAATCTGACCGGCACGCTCATCAACAAGGGCCTGCTGTTGCGCGAGGCTTCCCCAGACGATGGGCGCTCAGTGACCCTGCAACTGACTGAAGCGGGCTTGGCGAAAATCCGTATGGAGTTCCACGCCCAAAACGAGCGCGAAAGCCAGTGGGCCGAAGCCCTCACCGAGGAAGAGCAGCGCACCCTGGTTGGACTGCTGGACAAGGTCATGGCCCACCGCGGCGCCATCGGCGCCCGCGACCGAAAATAG
- a CDS encoding alpha/beta hydrolase family protein, which produces MARATFVLVHGSWHGGWCWQRVANKLRPEHTVHAPTLTGVGDRSHLNSPSVNMDTHIADIVNLILWEVLTDVVLVGHSYGGATVTCVADAIADRPHSIVYLDAFVPRSGDTVRGLAGLPLDHRDMPPPTAEFFGLHGTDAEWVESRMTPMPGGPSNQVIKLEHEAKLTIPRTYVLAEGWASMDHFRDNYTRAQTEPGWNATSTAGSHDLMIDRPDEVVALLLEAAR; this is translated from the coding sequence ATGGCAAGGGCGACATTTGTTCTAGTGCACGGGTCTTGGCATGGTGGCTGGTGCTGGCAGCGGGTGGCGAACAAGCTTCGGCCCGAACACACCGTGCACGCGCCGACGTTGACAGGAGTTGGCGACCGATCCCACCTGAACTCACCTTCCGTGAACATGGACACCCACATTGCGGACATCGTCAATCTCATACTCTGGGAAGTCCTGACTGACGTCGTGCTGGTCGGCCACTCGTACGGCGGCGCGACTGTCACCTGCGTCGCGGACGCCATCGCCGACCGTCCCCATTCGATCGTCTACCTCGACGCGTTCGTCCCCAGAAGCGGAGACACGGTACGCGGACTGGCAGGCCTGCCACTGGACCACCGCGACATGCCGCCACCAACGGCTGAGTTCTTCGGATTGCACGGGACCGATGCAGAGTGGGTCGAATCCCGCATGACGCCCATGCCCGGAGGACCGTCCAACCAGGTGATCAAGCTCGAGCACGAAGCTAAGCTGACGATACCTCGAACGTATGTCTTGGCCGAGGGGTGGGCCAGCATGGACCATTTCCGCGACAACTACACTCGCGCGCAGACCGAACCGGGGTGGAATGCCACGTCGACCGCCGGCTCTCACGACCTAATGATCGATCGGCCCGACGAGGTCGTGGCTCTATTGCTTGAGGCCGCACGCTGA